TTCTGCTGTCTAATATTTATAAAGTAGTCGGGAATAACCAATTCGATATCGCTTTCCAGTTTGGTATCAGGCGCGCCGACAACTTTCTCGCCCTTTAATTCCGCAATTGCTTCCTCCAATAGCTTAGTATAAAGGTCAAATCCGACTTCCTCGATAAAGCCGGATTGCTGCGCCCCGAGAATATTCCCCGCCCCGCGGATCTCCAGATCCTTCATGGCCAGGGCAAAACCGCTTCCCAAATCGGCGTGCGCCTCGATAGCGCGAAGCCGTTTGCGGGCATCATCAGTCAGAAGGCGATAGGGGGGAGTCAGCAAATAAGCATGGGCCCGAACAGCCGAACGCCCCACCCGCCCGCGAAGCTGGTATAGCTGCGCCAGGCCAAACCGGTCGGCCCGGTTTATCAGGATTGTGTTGACCGAGGGGATATCCAGCCCCGATTCAATTATCGAGGTGGAAAGAAGAACTTGAAATCTTCCGGCCAGAAAGGCCAGCATGATTCCCTCAAGCGAGCGCTCGTGCATCTGCCCGTGCGCCACTCCGATTTCCACCTGTGGGACAATCTTCTTCAAGTAACGGTAAATCGCTTCAATACTCTCCACCCGGTTGTGCACGAAGAACACCTGCCCACCGCGGTCGATCTCACGCAGAATTGACTCGGCAATTATCTCCGGCTCAAATTCGCAGATTTCGGTCATGATTGGAAGACGATCTTTCGGCGAAGTGTTAATCAGCGACATATCACGCGCGCCCATGAGCGACATCTGAAGTGTCCGCGGTATCGGTGTGGCGGTCATGGCGATCGTGTCAACCGTTGTGCGGAGTTTCCGCAGTTCCTCTTTATGCTTCACCCCGAACCGCTGCTCCTCATCGATTACCAGAAGCCCCAGGTCGGCGAATTTCACATCTTTGGACAGAAGGCGATGGGTTCCGATGACGATATCGACAGTTCCCTTAGCCAATTGCTCGACAATCGCCGCCTGCTCCTTGCGGTTGCGAAACCGGGAAAGCATTTCGATTTTAACCGGAAAATCCGTTAACCTTTGGGTGAAAGTAGTCAGGTGCTGCTGGGCCAAAATGGTCGTGGGAACCAATACGACCACCTGCTTGCCCGCCTCCACCGCCTTGAATGCCGCCCGCACCGCCACCTCGGTCTTGCCATATCCCACATCGCCGCAGATAAGGCGATCCATCGGTGTTGCCCTCTCCATATCGTTTTTGATATCCGCTATCGCTTTCAACTGGTCGGGCGTTTCATCATAGATAAAAGAGGCTTCCAACTGCTTCATCCAGGTGGTATCGGGACCGAATGCAAAACCGGCTCGGGTTTTTCTCTCCGCATAAATCTTAATCAGGTCGGCGGCCATATCGGCAATCGCTTTCTTGGTGCGCGCTTTAACCTTCTCCCAACCGGTGCCGCCCAGTGCCGACAACTTCGGGGCGGCATCTTTCCCGGCATATTTGCCCACCCGGTTGAATTCCTCGATCGGGACATACAGCTTATCGCTTTCGGCATAAACCAGCAGAAGACAATCCCGCTCGCGGCCATCGACATTAATAGTCTTCAATCCGCTGTACCGTGCGATACCAAAATCGGCATGAACCACAAAGTCGCCCTCAGACAGACTCGTGTAATTCTGTATGGCTACGCCTTCCTTGAATTTCTTCTTGCGGGTGCGGCGGAAATATCGTCCGAAAATCTGGTGGTCGGTCAGGATCGCCAGATGGTTTTCGCGGGAAACAAATCCCCCTTTGAGAAGCGCCACCTCGATCGGCAGGGGTATGGGAGCGCTAATCTTCTCGGCCAGAAGTTCACCCAGACGGGTTGCTTGGCCGGTGTTGTCGGCGGCGATGAGGAAATTTATGTTGTCGTTGATATAACTATTGATAGTTGTGCCGAGAAGATCCAGCCGC
The genomic region above belongs to Candidatus Zixiibacteriota bacterium and contains:
- the mfd gene encoding transcription-repair coupling factor, translating into MNIVVDRKRNLLDTVINRFRASLPFRKLTDAIEVPSPSPVTVTGLAGSSQGILLANLAENSARPIIAIMTGTDEANNLFDDLSFLMNEKDVAHFPSRMTPPYEFRSPAAEIVGQRLAALSGLINNEIKILVTSIPAVIEPTISRSDFEKGCLQIRTGEETDIDFLSEKLVMLGFQKVTMVEEVGDFAQRGGLIDFFSPGFDFPVRVEFFGDTVDTIRHFDVATQRTTGRLEEVILLPRREVPITTMSIEQFIEQLPQKDGDLVRARYLNDPELPGLEWLAISFGLEPGNLTDFISGEVLFFLDGIANLKGAIDDTFREARRHYERICDRMDNPPSVDDYYIGRERVWEKVDTSLRIDVVPFRGGREDIIDFQCHDHPAIGSRLDLLGTTINSYINDNINFLIAADNTGQATRLGELLAEKISAPIPLPIEVALLKGGFVSRENHLAILTDHQIFGRYFRRTRKKKFKEGVAIQNYTSLSEGDFVVHADFGIARYSGLKTINVDGRERDCLLLVYAESDKLYVPIEEFNRVGKYAGKDAAPKLSALGGTGWEKVKARTKKAIADMAADLIKIYAERKTRAGFAFGPDTTWMKQLEASFIYDETPDQLKAIADIKNDMERATPMDRLICGDVGYGKTEVAVRAAFKAVEAGKQVVVLVPTTILAQQHLTTFTQRLTDFPVKIEMLSRFRNRKEQAAIVEQLAKGTVDIVIGTHRLLSKDVKFADLGLLVIDEEQRFGVKHKEELRKLRTTVDTIAMTATPIPRTLQMSLMGARDMSLINTSPKDRLPIMTEICEFEPEIIAESILREIDRGGQVFFVHNRVESIEAIYRYLKKIVPQVEIGVAHGQMHERSLEGIMLAFLAGRFQVLLSTSIIESGLDIPSVNTILINRADRFGLAQLYQLRGRVGRSAVRAHAYLLTPPYRLLTDDARKRLRAIEAHADLGSGFALAMKDLEIRGAGNILGAQQSGFIEEVGFDLYTKLLEEAIAELKGEKVVGAPDTKLESDIELVIPDYFINIRQQKVEIYQKIAGARTLQEIENIREDVEDRFGKLPEPAANLFEAAAVRISAWANEIEKVRMKSGRVELLFKEHKKFQRKEIESWRKAVEQPLEFALTSVPVIKIDISQIQLNKRLGYLRAVLNRV